The following coding sequences are from one Paenarthrobacter ureafaciens window:
- a CDS encoding HNH endonuclease signature motif containing protein, producing the protein MGLSGQVVVERAGAPGTAAANGGGPPGAGDLPSKYPSGGGGVVEDVMEALEDGAAVLETARALALPAGRVFDVQEAADFAARVEDLSRSIGYLQIIAAHAVERTRTEAKHNPAQTAPGWRTGWTETPHTAHAHTPGTTAVPAPGVTAPDTRAGSGSVLSSGAGTEACARAGRPVSSAGAGAGAVVGAVVGSGAVRSSVAGAGSVLDDGYRNAAEFLRARLRIDIREARRRLTQAALLLPGTSLTGETTSPRHEHLATAFAATDVPSRSATIITTALERVAFIAHPDTLTTMEHALTRTATHNDPDFLAKTAQHWINRIDHDGPEPTEEELRTIQGAFIRKPRRGLHHIEIFATDEQYETLITTMNTATNPRLTPHSHPNTPNTAGHNTPNTTNSPGTTASPSAATSSVSNTSSVNSVSVARVTGHSTPGPELDRRSRAQKLLDGLITGCTCALRTGKLPANGGLKPQLTVTINANDLYPQLQNPPHHPGQPPQPGTPSPQPAHPTQGGSSVRPGSAVRPGSATATFTGPIHASTIRKIACDADILPVLLGTNGQVLDIGRTTRIFPPHIRKAIAARDQGCTFPDCTIPAPWCEAHHITYWSQGGTTSTNNGTLLCSHHHHLIHKEQWKITTHQGIPWFTPPPHIDPTQTPQRNHHHTPHRT; encoded by the coding sequence ATGGGTTTGAGCGGGCAGGTTGTGGTGGAACGGGCGGGTGCGCCCGGTACTGCGGCTGCCAACGGCGGTGGACCTCCCGGCGCCGGTGACCTTCCCAGCAAATACCCTTCCGGCGGCGGTGGGGTCGTTGAGGATGTGATGGAGGCGTTGGAGGACGGGGCGGCGGTGTTGGAGACTGCGCGTGCCCTGGCGTTACCGGCAGGACGGGTGTTCGATGTTCAGGAAGCAGCAGACTTCGCTGCCCGGGTCGAGGACCTCTCCCGAAGCATCGGCTACCTGCAGATCATCGCAGCCCACGCGGTCGAACGCACCCGCACCGAAGCCAAACACAACCCCGCACAGACCGCCCCGGGCTGGCGGACCGGCTGGACCGAAACCCCACACACCGCCCACGCGCACACACCCGGCACCACTGCCGTACCGGCCCCCGGTGTTACCGCACCCGACACCCGGGCGGGGTCCGGTAGTGTCCTGTCGTCCGGGGCGGGGACGGAAGCATGTGCCCGGGCTGGTCGTCCCGTCTCCAGTGCCGGTGCCGGTGCCGGTGCTGTGGTTGGGGCCGTTGTGGGGTCCGGTGCTGTTCGGTCTTCTGTGGCGGGGGCGGGTTCGGTGCTTGATGACGGGTACCGCAACGCCGCCGAGTTCCTGCGCGCCAGGCTCCGGATCGATATCCGCGAAGCCCGCCGCCGCCTGACCCAAGCCGCGCTCCTGCTGCCCGGAACCTCCCTCACCGGAGAAACCACCTCCCCACGGCACGAACACCTCGCCACCGCGTTCGCCGCCACCGACGTGCCCTCCCGCTCAGCGACCATCATCACCACAGCCCTCGAACGCGTCGCCTTCATCGCCCACCCCGACACCCTCACCACCATGGAACACGCCCTGACCCGCACCGCCACCCACAACGACCCCGACTTCCTGGCCAAAACCGCCCAACACTGGATCAACCGCATCGACCACGACGGACCCGAACCCACCGAAGAAGAACTCCGCACCATCCAAGGGGCCTTCATCCGCAAACCCCGCCGCGGACTCCACCACATCGAAATCTTCGCCACCGACGAACAATACGAAACCCTCATCACCACCATGAACACCGCCACCAACCCACGCCTGACCCCACACAGCCACCCCAACACCCCCAACACCGCCGGCCACAACACCCCCAACACCACCAACAGCCCGGGCACTACTGCCAGCCCCAGCGCCGCCACCAGCAGCGTCAGCAACACCAGCAGCGTGAACAGCGTCAGTGTCGCGAGGGTCACCGGGCACAGCACACCAGGGCCCGAACTGGACCGCCGCTCCCGCGCCCAGAAACTCCTCGACGGTCTCATCACCGGCTGCACCTGCGCCCTGCGCACCGGCAAACTCCCCGCCAACGGAGGCCTCAAACCCCAACTCACCGTCACCATCAACGCCAACGACCTCTACCCCCAACTCCAAAACCCACCGCACCACCCCGGCCAACCACCCCAGCCCGGCACCCCATCACCACAACCAGCCCACCCAACCCAGGGTGGCTCCTCAGTACGGCCGGGCAGCGCAGTACGGCCGGGCAGCGCAACAGCGACCTTCACCGGCCCCATCCACGCCAGCACCATCCGCAAAATCGCCTGCGACGCCGACATCCTGCCCGTCCTCCTCGGAACCAACGGACAAGTCCTCGACATCGGCCGCACCACCCGGATCTTCCCACCCCACATCCGCAAAGCCATCGCCGCAAGAGACCAAGGCTGCACCTTCCCCGACTGCACCATCCCCGCACCCTGGTGCGAAGCCCACCACATCACCTACTGGTCACAAGGAGGCACCACCAGCACCAACAACGGCACCCTCCTGTGCTCCCACCACCACCACCTCATCCACAAAGAACAATGGAAAATCACCACCCACCAAGGCATCCCATGGTTCACACCACCACCCCACATCGACCCCACCCAAACACCCCAACGAAACCACCACCACACACCCCACCGAACATGA
- a CDS encoding PadR family transcriptional regulator, with amino-acid sequence MKGIHEHDNNAFPEHGNGHPEHGGGRGRFNRGRGRRGPGGHGGGFGPGFGPGFGPGGFGPRGFGPGGPRRNRGDVRAAILSLLAETPSNGYGLIKTIAEKTSGAWRPSPGSVYPTLQQLVDEGLIAAVGEGKRTEFTLTDEGRAYVAEHEEELANAWNTEADASGAAFHQSVGKLMGVIHQFRSGVSDEQRQAAIAKLDETRRALYLILAD; translated from the coding sequence ATGAAAGGCATCCACGAACACGACAACAACGCATTTCCAGAGCACGGCAATGGGCACCCTGAGCACGGGGGCGGCCGCGGCCGCTTCAACCGCGGCAGGGGACGCCGTGGCCCTGGTGGTCATGGCGGTGGATTCGGTCCAGGCTTTGGTCCGGGTTTCGGCCCGGGCGGTTTTGGGCCCCGAGGCTTCGGACCGGGCGGCCCGCGCCGCAACCGCGGCGACGTCCGGGCAGCCATCCTCTCGCTGCTGGCCGAAACTCCTTCCAACGGATACGGCCTGATCAAGACCATCGCGGAGAAGACCTCCGGCGCATGGCGGCCAAGCCCGGGATCCGTTTACCCGACCCTGCAGCAACTGGTGGACGAAGGCCTCATTGCTGCTGTGGGCGAAGGCAAGCGCACGGAATTCACGCTCACCGATGAAGGCCGTGCCTACGTCGCCGAGCACGAAGAGGAATTGGCCAACGCCTGGAACACCGAAGCCGACGCCAGCGGCGCCGCCTTCCACCAGAGCGTGGGCAAGCTGATGGGAGTCATCCACCAGTTCCGCTCGGGAGTCTCCGATGAACAGCGGCAGGCAGCCATCGCGAAGCTCGACGAAACCCGTCGGGCGCTTTACCTGATCCTCGCTGACTAA
- a CDS encoding GmrSD restriction endonuclease domain-containing protein, with protein MGIIAVLLLIISAFASGLGGMLIMLGLLALLTGIYVVATGRRSWALLPGGRRAGAIVLTGALVFFVAGGALSPAQPRERLEASKAAAEAQKLVDASASPSASATPTPTSSASDAGAPLDPEVTKALAAGASYEAPHAQPAYASKALDILATLPIKGRAPKTGYDRDEFGQAWADVDRNGCDTRNDILKRDLTQIAYANSVPCKVQSGTLADPYTAKIIGFVRGTTTSAAVQTDHVVALSDAWQKGAQQLSLGQRTALANDPLNLQATDGPTNQQKGDGDAATWLPPNKSFRCEYVARQISVKATYSLWVTQAEHDAMVGILTGCPGQLAPTNEKAPVETPAPASPAAVEPAPAAPAPPAVVAPAPAAPAPAPAVAPPAPAVVPPAPAPAPAPAPAPAVVPPAPAPAYYANCAAARAAGAAPLYAGQPGYRAGLDGDKDGVACEK; from the coding sequence ATGGGCATCATCGCTGTTCTCTTGCTGATAATCAGCGCCTTCGCATCCGGACTCGGCGGCATGCTGATCATGCTTGGCCTGCTGGCCTTGCTGACCGGAATCTACGTGGTAGCCACAGGCCGGCGTTCCTGGGCGTTGTTGCCCGGCGGTCGCCGCGCCGGAGCAATCGTCCTGACCGGCGCCCTGGTCTTCTTCGTTGCCGGCGGCGCGTTGAGCCCTGCTCAACCGAGGGAAAGGCTGGAGGCTTCCAAAGCTGCTGCCGAGGCGCAGAAGCTGGTGGACGCTTCCGCTTCGCCGTCGGCATCAGCCACGCCAACGCCAACGTCCAGCGCGTCCGACGCCGGAGCTCCCTTGGATCCCGAGGTCACCAAGGCTCTCGCCGCCGGAGCGTCGTACGAAGCTCCGCATGCACAGCCGGCGTACGCCTCAAAGGCGCTGGATATCCTGGCCACACTGCCCATCAAGGGCCGCGCCCCGAAAACCGGCTACGACCGCGATGAGTTCGGGCAAGCTTGGGCCGACGTCGACCGCAACGGATGCGACACCCGCAACGACATCCTCAAGCGCGACCTCACACAGATCGCGTACGCCAACAGCGTTCCCTGCAAGGTCCAAAGCGGCACTCTCGCGGATCCCTACACGGCCAAGATCATTGGATTCGTGCGCGGTACCACCACCAGCGCTGCCGTTCAGACCGACCACGTTGTTGCCCTGAGTGACGCTTGGCAGAAAGGTGCCCAGCAGCTGAGCCTCGGACAACGCACCGCTTTGGCTAATGATCCGCTGAACCTGCAGGCCACCGACGGGCCTACCAACCAGCAAAAGGGCGACGGCGACGCAGCGACCTGGTTGCCACCAAACAAGTCATTCCGGTGCGAGTACGTCGCCCGTCAGATTTCTGTGAAAGCCACCTACAGCCTCTGGGTGACACAGGCGGAGCACGACGCCATGGTCGGTATCCTGACGGGTTGCCCGGGACAGCTTGCGCCCACGAATGAGAAGGCCCCGGTTGAGACACCGGCTCCGGCATCACCCGCAGCTGTTGAGCCGGCTCCGGCAGCGCCTGCTCCCCCGGCTGTTGTTGCGCCTGCGCCTGCCGCCCCGGCACCTGCGCCCGCTGTCGCGCCCCCTGCCCCGGCTGTTGTACCCCCAGCCCCGGCACCTGCACCTGCACCTGCACCTGCCCCTGCTGTCGTGCCCCCGGCACCCGCGCCCGCGTATTACGCCAACTGCGCGGCGGCCAGGGCTGCCGGTGCCGCACCCTTGTACGCCGGACAGCCCGGCTACAGGGCGGGATTGGACGGAGATAAAGACGGAGTGGCCTGCGAAAAGTAA
- a CDS encoding acyl-CoA dehydrogenase family protein, translating to MLDEKAASTTSGAAPANALPPYPEADLMHVVDLLPDEERARYREVREFLQASVRAASIDYWNREEFPFGLLADMAKFGLGGLQTDGSSTLFKGLMYTEIARADVSLSALVGIHNELIVGMIHELGSPEQKQRWLPGLEAFSVLGAFALTEPDHGSDIAGGLSTTARRDGGEWVINGAKRWIGAGTIADFALVWARDEADGHIKGFIVETDRAGYAATKISNKIGLRIMQNADITLDEVRVPASNLLPGATEFSRANELLRDSRAWVGWQAAGIQLAAFDIARSYALERLQFGKELARFQLVQQQLADILGNAHASLSLMVELARIQQAGKLEMVQAAMAKATTTRLARSSVAMGRSLLGGNGITTDYEMGKLFGDAEILYTYEGSYEINSLIVARAVTGKSAFV from the coding sequence ATGCTCGACGAGAAAGCCGCATCCACCACAAGTGGAGCCGCTCCCGCTAACGCCCTCCCTCCCTACCCGGAGGCGGACCTGATGCACGTAGTAGACCTGCTTCCCGATGAGGAGCGGGCCCGCTACCGGGAGGTCCGGGAGTTCCTTCAAGCAAGCGTCAGGGCTGCCAGCATCGATTACTGGAACCGGGAGGAATTCCCGTTCGGGCTGCTGGCCGACATGGCGAAATTCGGGCTCGGAGGACTGCAGACCGATGGCTCCTCCACGCTGTTCAAAGGGCTCATGTACACCGAGATTGCGCGGGCCGACGTCTCCCTGTCGGCACTGGTCGGGATCCATAACGAGCTCATCGTCGGCATGATCCATGAGCTGGGTTCGCCCGAGCAGAAGCAACGCTGGCTTCCCGGGCTTGAGGCTTTTTCCGTGTTGGGAGCCTTCGCCCTGACAGAACCCGACCATGGCTCGGACATCGCCGGAGGACTTTCGACGACAGCGCGGCGCGACGGCGGGGAATGGGTCATCAACGGTGCCAAGCGCTGGATCGGGGCCGGAACCATCGCAGACTTCGCCTTGGTGTGGGCCCGGGATGAGGCTGACGGCCACATCAAGGGGTTCATCGTGGAGACTGACCGCGCCGGATATGCCGCTACCAAGATCTCGAACAAAATCGGTCTCCGCATCATGCAAAACGCGGACATCACCCTGGACGAAGTACGGGTTCCCGCTTCGAATCTCCTTCCAGGCGCCACCGAGTTCTCCCGGGCCAATGAACTGTTGCGGGATTCCCGGGCGTGGGTGGGCTGGCAGGCTGCGGGTATTCAACTGGCGGCGTTCGACATCGCGCGTTCCTACGCTCTTGAACGCCTGCAGTTCGGCAAGGAACTTGCCAGATTCCAGCTGGTTCAGCAGCAACTCGCTGACATCCTGGGCAACGCCCACGCATCTTTGTCCCTGATGGTTGAGCTGGCCCGCATACAACAGGCGGGAAAACTGGAAATGGTGCAGGCCGCCATGGCAAAGGCCACAACGACGCGTCTTGCCCGGTCTTCCGTGGCGATGGGCCGGTCCCTGCTGGGCGGTAACGGCATCACCACGGATTACGAGATGGGGAAACTCTTCGGTGACGCCGAGATCCTCTACACCTACGAGGGCAGCTACGAGATCAACTCCCTCATTGTTGCCCGGGCGGTCACCGGGAAGTCGGCGTTCGTGTAG
- a CDS encoding Gfo/Idh/MocA family protein gives MPTAAIIGCGDVSSVHFAALAGTPDVELVAVCDADPDRLAAAVAAHGVPGYASHLDLLAKARPDVVHICTPHHLHASLAADFLEAGVNVIVEKPLAHTLEEGRRLVDVAERSPAKIGVCFQNRYNATSQAMRELLDGGSLGQVLGASATVMWHRSGDYYRDRPWRGTWAEGGGGLMMNQAIHTVDLLQWLVGDVAKVEGRAATRALAGVIEVEDTAEFVAEHENGARSVFYATLANAVNAPVTLDVVTENATLSLRGDLTVTYADGSVEVIKEQLQETGGRSYWGASHELLIKDFYAKLEAPGPFWINPAEASKSLRIVKDIYAQSYPDLADLVA, from the coding sequence ATGCCCACAGCAGCAATCATCGGTTGCGGAGACGTCTCCAGCGTCCACTTCGCGGCACTGGCCGGAACCCCCGACGTCGAATTGGTGGCGGTCTGCGACGCCGATCCGGACAGGCTGGCTGCGGCCGTAGCCGCCCACGGGGTACCGGGGTACGCGAGCCATCTGGACTTACTGGCGAAGGCGAGGCCCGACGTCGTACATATCTGCACGCCGCACCACCTCCACGCGTCGCTGGCAGCGGACTTCCTTGAGGCGGGCGTGAACGTGATCGTGGAGAAGCCGCTCGCGCACACGCTCGAAGAAGGCCGCCGCCTGGTGGACGTGGCCGAACGGAGCCCGGCGAAGATCGGTGTCTGTTTCCAGAACCGCTACAACGCGACATCGCAAGCCATGCGCGAACTGCTGGACGGCGGTTCGCTGGGGCAGGTGCTGGGCGCCTCCGCAACCGTGATGTGGCACCGTTCGGGTGACTACTACCGCGACCGGCCGTGGCGTGGAACGTGGGCCGAGGGTGGCGGCGGCTTGATGATGAACCAGGCCATCCATACCGTGGATCTCCTGCAGTGGCTGGTGGGGGATGTGGCGAAGGTGGAAGGCCGTGCCGCCACCCGTGCTTTAGCAGGGGTCATCGAGGTGGAAGACACCGCGGAGTTCGTGGCGGAGCATGAGAACGGTGCCCGGAGTGTTTTCTATGCGACGCTGGCCAATGCCGTCAACGCGCCGGTAACGCTGGACGTCGTCACGGAGAACGCCACCCTCAGCCTCCGCGGCGACCTCACCGTGACATACGCGGACGGCTCCGTGGAGGTCATCAAGGAGCAGCTGCAGGAAACCGGGGGGCGTTCGTATTGGGGGGCGTCCCATGAACTCCTGATCAAGGATTTCTACGCAAAGCTGGAGGCCCCCGGGCCGTTCTGGATCAACCCCGCCGAAGCGTCGAAGTCGTTGCGGATCGTTAAGGACATCTACGCGCAGAGCTACCCGGACCTCGCGGACCTCGTCGCCTGA
- the nadE gene encoding ammonia-dependent NAD(+) synthetase yields MRELQATIIEEMGVQPRIDPAGEVRKRVEFLKEYVKATGTKGFVLGISGGLDSTLAGRLAQLAVEELQSEGVDANFVAVRLPYGVQHDEDDAQAAMDFINAKTEWTFNIAAAVDGFEDEFQKTTGAEISDFHKGNTKARARMIAQYALAGEHNYLVIGTDHGAESVTGFFTKYGDGGADILPLFGLNKRQNRAVLAELGAPARLWQKVPTADLLDDKPGRTDEDELGITYDQIDDYLEGRDVPEGVAEIIEQKYLRTRHKRTVPVTIFDTWWK; encoded by the coding sequence ATGCGCGAACTCCAGGCCACAATCATTGAGGAAATGGGCGTACAGCCCCGGATCGATCCCGCGGGGGAGGTCCGCAAACGGGTTGAATTCCTGAAGGAGTATGTGAAGGCGACCGGTACCAAGGGGTTCGTCCTGGGCATCTCCGGCGGGCTCGACTCCACTCTGGCGGGCAGGCTCGCCCAGTTGGCGGTGGAAGAACTCCAGTCAGAAGGCGTGGACGCGAACTTTGTGGCCGTGCGGCTCCCCTACGGCGTGCAGCACGACGAAGATGATGCCCAGGCAGCCATGGACTTCATCAACGCCAAGACCGAGTGGACCTTTAACATCGCCGCCGCCGTGGACGGCTTCGAGGACGAGTTCCAAAAGACCACGGGCGCGGAGATCTCAGACTTCCACAAGGGCAACACCAAGGCCCGCGCACGCATGATCGCGCAGTACGCCCTTGCGGGCGAACACAACTATCTGGTGATCGGCACCGACCATGGCGCCGAATCCGTCACGGGCTTCTTCACGAAATACGGCGACGGCGGTGCGGACATCCTGCCGCTGTTTGGACTGAACAAACGCCAGAACCGTGCAGTGCTGGCCGAACTCGGCGCACCCGCGCGCCTGTGGCAGAAGGTTCCCACGGCAGACCTGCTGGATGACAAGCCGGGCCGGACCGACGAGGACGAACTGGGCATCACCTACGACCAGATCGATGACTACCTCGAAGGCCGCGACGTACCCGAGGGCGTCGCCGAAATCATTGAGCAGAAGTACTTGCGGACCCGCCACAAGCGGACTGTCCCGGTCACCATTTTCGACACGTGGTGGAAATAG
- a CDS encoding LacI family DNA-binding transcriptional regulator, with translation MATQPVAAERPATIHDIAALCGVAASTVSRALTNPERVNIRTRERIRAAAVELNYTPNSQAKALSSGKTGAVGVLVPDITNPFYFDLIRGTQLQLKAAGYTQLLVDTEESDEVEASTLDQLRKSADGVIVAASRLNDAALAEAATRMPMVTVNRDVVGVPAVIIDTPSAMTQALDHLISLGHTSVAYVSGPVVSQSGSRRWAVLSAAAEDRGIEVRLLGPFVPKTQSGAAAADAAVHSGVSACIVFNDLIAIGMLQRLRERGIRVPEDMSIVGCDDIFGADFCNPPLTTLSSPIEQAGRMAVSMLLAQLNPLAGGGSRSRSVMPTHLTVRGSTGPAPK, from the coding sequence ATGGCGACGCAACCCGTGGCAGCAGAGCGCCCTGCCACCATCCATGACATTGCCGCCTTGTGCGGCGTTGCGGCGTCAACAGTCTCACGTGCCCTGACCAATCCCGAGCGCGTGAATATCCGCACCCGCGAGCGGATCCGGGCTGCCGCCGTCGAACTTAACTACACGCCCAACTCCCAAGCAAAAGCCCTGAGCTCCGGCAAAACGGGCGCTGTTGGCGTCCTTGTCCCGGATATCACCAACCCCTTCTACTTCGACCTGATCCGTGGCACCCAACTGCAACTGAAGGCCGCCGGCTACACCCAGCTCCTGGTGGATACCGAGGAGTCTGATGAGGTGGAGGCCAGCACGCTGGATCAGCTGCGCAAGAGCGCGGACGGGGTAATTGTGGCAGCCTCCCGCCTGAACGACGCCGCCCTCGCGGAAGCTGCGACGCGGATGCCCATGGTCACCGTCAACCGCGATGTAGTGGGTGTACCGGCTGTCATCATTGACACCCCCTCGGCCATGACGCAGGCACTTGACCACCTCATCTCCCTGGGACATACCTCGGTGGCCTACGTTTCCGGGCCTGTCGTGTCCCAATCGGGTTCCCGACGCTGGGCGGTACTGTCAGCCGCTGCCGAGGACCGTGGGATCGAGGTCCGGCTGCTGGGTCCGTTTGTTCCGAAGACCCAGTCAGGCGCTGCCGCAGCCGATGCCGCCGTACACAGCGGGGTGAGCGCATGCATCGTGTTCAATGACCTCATAGCGATCGGCATGCTGCAAAGGCTGCGGGAACGGGGCATCCGCGTCCCTGAGGACATGAGCATCGTAGGCTGCGACGACATTTTCGGGGCGGACTTTTGCAACCCTCCCCTCACCACGCTGAGCTCTCCCATTGAACAGGCCGGGCGGATGGCCGTGTCCATGCTGCTGGCCCAGCTGAACCCCCTGGCCGGCGGCGGAAGCCGGAGCCGCTCCGTCATGCCCACGCACCTCACGGTCCGCGGCTCCACCGGCCCGGCACCCAAGTAG
- a CDS encoding sugar phosphate isomerase/epimerase family protein, which yields MTQPSAVWSLSGFGDEVDPDPAIQAAVLLALGASHIEVRSAWGTNVSELEPADVERLKAILDDKGLKVSAVASPIGKVDVSLPVEHELGRLRQIISVAKALDTKYVRIFSFYRAEGQSQEDIRDAVIERMGALAAEAEANGIILLHENEKGIYGDTPERVLDIMEAVGSPALRVAWDNANFVQVGVKPYTQGYTLLRPYLEYFQVKDALATTGEVVPSGEGDGELDETIAALAADGYAGFASLEPHLAAAHELGGFSGPVAFGVAARAFAGLAAKNGVRLA from the coding sequence GTGACTCAACCCAGCGCCGTGTGGAGCCTGTCCGGTTTCGGCGACGAAGTAGACCCCGACCCCGCTATCCAGGCAGCCGTCCTCCTGGCGTTGGGCGCCAGCCACATTGAAGTCCGCAGCGCCTGGGGGACCAACGTCTCGGAACTGGAACCGGCCGACGTCGAACGCCTCAAGGCGATCCTCGACGACAAGGGTCTCAAAGTCTCCGCTGTCGCGAGCCCCATCGGCAAAGTGGATGTCAGCCTTCCGGTGGAGCACGAACTCGGACGCCTCCGGCAGATCATTTCCGTGGCCAAGGCCTTGGATACCAAGTATGTGCGGATCTTCTCCTTCTACAGGGCCGAGGGGCAGAGCCAGGAAGACATCCGCGACGCAGTGATCGAGCGGATGGGCGCCCTGGCTGCCGAAGCCGAGGCGAACGGGATCATCCTGCTCCATGAGAACGAAAAGGGCATCTACGGAGATACCCCGGAGCGCGTCCTGGACATCATGGAGGCGGTTGGTTCGCCGGCTCTTCGCGTCGCGTGGGACAACGCAAACTTCGTGCAGGTGGGCGTCAAGCCATATACACAGGGCTACACGCTCCTGCGCCCCTACCTTGAGTACTTCCAAGTCAAGGATGCGCTGGCCACCACGGGAGAGGTTGTCCCCTCCGGTGAAGGAGACGGCGAGCTGGATGAAACCATCGCCGCGCTTGCCGCAGACGGCTACGCAGGCTTCGCTTCGCTTGAGCCGCACCTGGCCGCGGCGCACGAGCTGGGCGGCTTTTCCGGGCCGGTCGCTTTTGGCGTGGCTGCCCGGGCCTTCGCAGGCTTGGCCGCAAAGAACGGCGTCCGCCTGGCCTGA
- a CDS encoding MerR family transcriptional regulator — translation MDWSIQEIAKMAGTTSRTLRHYDDIGLLKPSRTGHNGYRYYDGPALVQLQRILLLRELGLGLPAIAEVLARETDTVKALSSHMEWLGQERDRLARQMASVQQTIKTLKGDGNYMAQDMFDGFDHTQYKDEVEERWGKDAYAKSDSWWRGMSPEEKQDWKGRAGKLGSDWIAAASAGISPESPEAQDLAQRHVEWLRGIPGTPSATPGGDVKGYVIGLGEMYVADPRFAANYGGEAGAAFVRDSLRIYAEANL, via the coding sequence ATGGACTGGTCGATCCAGGAAATCGCCAAGATGGCCGGAACCACCAGCAGGACGCTGCGGCACTACGACGATATCGGGCTGCTCAAACCAAGCCGGACCGGACATAACGGTTACCGCTACTACGACGGTCCGGCCTTGGTTCAGCTCCAGCGCATCCTGTTGCTCCGGGAGCTCGGGCTTGGCCTTCCCGCAATCGCGGAAGTGCTGGCTCGGGAGACAGACACCGTCAAGGCCCTCAGCAGCCATATGGAGTGGCTCGGCCAAGAGCGGGATCGACTGGCCCGGCAGATGGCCTCCGTTCAGCAAACCATCAAGACATTGAAAGGGGATGGAAACTACATGGCACAGGACATGTTTGACGGCTTCGACCACACTCAATACAAAGACGAGGTGGAGGAGCGATGGGGCAAGGACGCCTACGCCAAGAGCGACTCTTGGTGGCGTGGCATGAGCCCCGAGGAAAAGCAGGACTGGAAGGGCCGGGCCGGGAAACTGGGGAGCGACTGGATAGCGGCGGCCTCCGCCGGCATATCGCCGGAGAGCCCGGAAGCGCAGGACCTCGCGCAGCGGCATGTTGAATGGCTTCGCGGCATTCCGGGAACACCATCCGCCACCCCGGGCGGAGATGTGAAGGGCTACGTTATCGGCCTCGGCGAGATGTATGTGGCAGACCCCCGGTTCGCCGCGAACTACGGCGGAGAAGCAGGGGCGGCGTTTGTCCGCGACTCACTGCGGATATACGCGGAGGCCAATCTCTGA